A single region of the Halorussus gelatinilyticus genome encodes:
- a CDS encoding FAD-dependent oxidoreductase gives MADRDTLPGEDESLWLATTDRTDFPALDRDRHVDTAVVGGGIAGVTAALHAAEAGQSVVLLERDRIVEGVTGKTTAKVTAQHGLIYDDLLDKHGRDAARQYARANAAAIEEVAERVERHDIDCGFERLPAYTYAADREQRGAVGREATVAEGLDLPAEFVADPPFPDESPGAVKFADQAQFHPRQYLLDLADEIPREDAHVFEGTKVTDVDDGGKGDPCRVETEGGTVTAESVLLTTHFPIVDPAFYFARQYPKRSYVLAVELAEEPPRGMFYRDQSPYFSARPVPSSAEWNADGPVMLVGGQNHKTGQGGSTAERYRKLERQARDHFDVAEVRYRWSTQDYVSIDRIPFVGELGPTTHGVYVATGFAGWGMTNGTAAGKMLAAYARGETPRWADAFDPQRFDPEAGGKEFLKENLDVGTEFTRDWAKAPFRGEDPAVAPGEGEVVRRGGKQLAVARDEDGELHVSSAVCTHMDCIVHWNDAEQSWDCPCHGSRFGLDGEVLDGPAVEDLPTRGE, from the coding sequence ATGGCCGACAGAGACACGCTACCGGGGGAGGACGAATCGCTTTGGCTGGCGACGACGGACCGGACCGACTTCCCGGCGCTCGACCGGGACAGACACGTCGATACCGCGGTCGTCGGCGGGGGAATCGCGGGCGTCACCGCGGCGCTCCACGCCGCGGAAGCGGGCCAATCGGTCGTCCTGCTGGAACGGGACCGCATCGTCGAGGGCGTGACCGGCAAGACGACCGCGAAGGTCACGGCCCAGCACGGACTCATCTACGACGACCTGCTCGACAAGCACGGCCGGGACGCCGCCCGGCAGTACGCCCGCGCCAACGCCGCCGCGATCGAGGAGGTAGCCGAGCGCGTCGAGCGCCACGACATCGACTGCGGGTTCGAGCGCCTGCCCGCCTACACCTACGCCGCCGACAGAGAGCAACGCGGCGCGGTCGGCCGCGAGGCCACCGTCGCGGAGGGACTGGACCTACCCGCCGAGTTCGTCGCGGACCCGCCGTTCCCCGACGAGTCTCCCGGCGCGGTGAAGTTCGCCGACCAAGCCCAGTTCCACCCGCGGCAATACCTGCTCGACCTCGCCGACGAGATTCCCCGCGAGGACGCCCACGTCTTCGAGGGGACGAAGGTGACCGACGTGGACGACGGCGGGAAGGGCGACCCCTGCCGCGTCGAGACCGAGGGCGGCACCGTCACCGCCGAGAGCGTCCTGCTGACGACTCACTTCCCCATCGTGGACCCGGCGTTCTACTTCGCGCGCCAGTACCCCAAGCGGTCGTACGTGCTGGCGGTCGAACTCGCCGAGGAACCGCCCCGCGGGATGTTCTACCGCGACCAGTCGCCCTACTTCTCGGCGCGGCCGGTTCCGAGTTCGGCGGAGTGGAACGCCGACGGACCCGTGATGCTCGTCGGCGGCCAGAACCACAAGACGGGACAGGGCGGTTCGACCGCCGAGCGCTACCGGAAACTGGAACGTCAGGCGCGCGACCACTTCGACGTGGCGGAGGTCCGCTATCGGTGGTCCACGCAGGACTACGTGTCCATCGACCGGATTCCCTTCGTCGGCGAACTCGGCCCGACGACCCACGGCGTCTACGTCGCCACGGGGTTCGCCGGATGGGGCATGACCAACGGGACCGCCGCGGGGAAGATGCTCGCGGCGTACGCCCGCGGGGAGACGCCCCGGTGGGCCGACGCCTTCGACCCGCAACGTTTCGACCCCGAGGCCGGCGGCAAGGAGTTCCTCAAAGAGAACCTCGACGTGGGCACGGAGTTCACCCGCGACTGGGCGAAGGCCCCCTTCCGCGGCGAGGATCCGGCCGTCGCACCGGGCGAGGGCGAGGTCGTCCGGCGCGGCGGCAAGCAACTCGCGGTCGCCCGCGACGAGGACGGCGAACTCCACGTCTCCTCGGCGGTCTGCACCCACATGGACTGCATCGTCCACTGGAACGACGCCGAGCAGTCGTGGGACTGCCCCTGTCACGGCTCGCGGTTCGGACTGGACGGCGAGGTGCTGGACGGCCCCGCGGTCGAGGACCTGCCGACGCGCGGCGAGTGA
- the rad50 gene encoding DNA double-strand break repair ATPase Rad50: MKFDRVRLRNFKCYADADLRLDRGVTVIHGLNGSGKSSLLEACFFALYGAKALDRTLEDVVTIGEEEAIIELWFTHDGGDFHVRRRIRATGERATTAECVLETPEDTIEGARDVRREVTSLFRMDSEAFVNCAYVRQGEVNKLINASPGQRQDMIDDLLQLGKLEEYRERASDARLGVKSVLDDKEGRLAGLDDQIEEKEEKNLHERLNDLKSKLGDTQGEIERFEGNKETAEETYEQAVEVLESYEEKREELESLSSDIEELESEISETERERTEHGERVRELRERVEDLESEVEDRLSETDIATADEESIDARLDELDAEDDELQSELSDAEKQAMMFGNQADKLAEKADEFESRASEKRERADQLETDAEEAEADLDSYREKLETLGEQIDDEKAAFEDAPVAFGEAESYLEERREEREGLREREQELTAELTSLRDSIEEAEELLDEGKCPECGQPVEDSPHVDTLAKDRERADELDAELAEVRDERERVEATVEEAERLREAEQTVENTRENRRNVEQLVENKEASVAEKREEAAELREAADDLESDAAEKREDAENLREKAEDREARVEELDAEREEIETKRERLDEIRDLRGRIADAEDDIERHREKRRNLEEVNDQRRERLADKRERRSDLRESYDDRKVQSAREDKKEAEDYLEKVEVKLEELREKRDDLQSAIGGVESELEELERLRDRRDDLRERVESLESLREEAAELQEMYGDLRAELRQRNVEQLEEMLNEVFDLVYQNDSYARIELDGEYELTVYQKDGEALDPEQLSGGERALFNLSLRCAIYRLLSEGIEGTAPMPPLILDEPTVFLDSGHVSQLAELVASMRELGVEQIIVVSHDDELVAAADDVVWVEKDSVSNRSTVERRETVLEAAD; the protein is encoded by the coding sequence ATGAAGTTCGACCGCGTGCGCCTCCGGAACTTCAAGTGCTACGCCGACGCCGACCTGCGACTCGACCGCGGCGTCACCGTCATCCACGGCCTGAACGGGAGCGGGAAGTCCTCGCTGCTGGAGGCCTGCTTCTTCGCGCTCTACGGCGCGAAGGCCCTCGACCGCACGCTGGAGGACGTCGTGACCATCGGCGAGGAGGAGGCCATCATCGAACTCTGGTTCACCCACGACGGCGGCGACTTCCACGTCCGGCGGCGGATTCGTGCGACCGGCGAGCGCGCGACGACCGCCGAGTGCGTCCTCGAAACCCCCGAGGACACGATAGAGGGCGCGCGCGACGTTCGCCGGGAGGTGACGAGCCTCTTCCGGATGGACTCGGAGGCGTTCGTCAACTGCGCGTACGTCCGGCAGGGCGAGGTCAACAAGCTCATCAACGCCTCGCCGGGCCAGCGCCAGGACATGATAGACGACCTGCTCCAGCTCGGGAAACTGGAGGAGTACCGCGAGCGCGCCAGCGACGCCCGCCTCGGGGTCAAGTCCGTGCTGGACGACAAGGAGGGCCGGCTCGCGGGGCTCGACGACCAGATAGAGGAGAAAGAGGAGAAGAACCTCCACGAGCGGCTGAACGACCTCAAGTCGAAGCTCGGGGACACCCAGGGCGAGATAGAGCGATTCGAGGGCAACAAGGAAACCGCCGAGGAGACCTACGAGCAGGCCGTCGAGGTGTTGGAGAGCTACGAGGAGAAGCGCGAGGAGCTGGAGTCGCTGTCGTCGGACATCGAGGAACTGGAGTCCGAAATCAGCGAGACGGAACGAGAGCGGACCGAACACGGCGAGCGCGTCCGGGAACTCCGCGAGCGCGTCGAAGACCTCGAATCCGAGGTCGAGGACCGCCTGTCGGAGACCGACATCGCTACCGCCGACGAGGAGTCCATCGACGCCCGGCTGGACGAACTCGACGCCGAGGACGACGAGTTGCAGTCGGAACTGAGCGACGCCGAGAAGCAGGCGATGATGTTCGGCAACCAAGCCGACAAACTCGCCGAGAAGGCCGACGAGTTCGAGTCGCGCGCCAGCGAGAAGCGCGAGCGCGCCGACCAACTCGAAACCGACGCCGAGGAGGCCGAAGCGGACCTCGACTCGTATCGCGAGAAACTGGAGACCCTCGGCGAGCAGATAGACGACGAAAAAGCCGCGTTCGAGGACGCACCGGTCGCGTTCGGCGAGGCCGAGTCGTACCTCGAAGAGCGCCGCGAGGAGCGCGAGGGCCTCCGGGAGCGCGAGCAGGAGCTGACCGCCGAACTCACCAGTCTCCGAGATAGCATCGAAGAGGCCGAGGAACTGCTCGACGAGGGCAAGTGCCCCGAGTGCGGCCAACCCGTCGAGGACTCGCCCCACGTCGATACGCTGGCGAAGGACCGCGAGCGCGCCGACGAACTCGACGCCGAACTCGCCGAGGTCCGCGACGAGCGCGAGCGAGTCGAGGCGACCGTCGAGGAGGCCGAGCGACTCCGCGAGGCCGAGCAGACCGTCGAGAACACGCGCGAGAACCGTCGGAACGTCGAGCAGTTGGTCGAGAACAAGGAGGCGTCGGTCGCCGAGAAACGCGAGGAGGCCGCCGAGTTGCGCGAGGCGGCAGACGACCTCGAATCGGACGCCGCCGAGAAGCGCGAGGACGCCGAGAATTTGCGGGAGAAAGCCGAGGACCGCGAGGCGCGCGTCGAGGAACTGGACGCGGAGCGCGAGGAAATCGAGACCAAGCGCGAGCGACTGGACGAGATTCGGGACCTCCGCGGACGAATCGCGGACGCCGAGGACGACATCGAGCGCCACCGCGAGAAGCGTCGGAACCTCGAAGAGGTCAACGACCAGCGCCGCGAGCGCCTCGCCGACAAGCGCGAGCGTCGCAGCGACCTCCGGGAGAGCTACGACGACCGGAAGGTCCAGAGCGCCCGCGAGGACAAGAAAGAGGCCGAGGACTACTTGGAGAAGGTCGAGGTGAAGCTGGAAGAACTCCGAGAGAAGCGCGACGACCTCCAGAGCGCCATCGGCGGCGTCGAGAGCGAACTCGAAGAGTTGGAACGACTGCGCGACCGGCGCGACGACCTCCGCGAGCGCGTCGAGTCGCTGGAATCGCTTCGTGAGGAGGCCGCAGAGCTACAGGAGATGTACGGCGACCTGCGGGCGGAACTCCGCCAGCGCAACGTCGAGCAGTTAGAGGAGATGCTCAACGAGGTGTTCGACCTCGTGTACCAGAACGATTCGTACGCGCGCATCGAACTCGACGGCGAGTACGAACTGACCGTCTACCAGAAGGACGGCGAGGCGCTTGACCCCGAACAGCTCTCGGGCGGCGAGCGCGCGCTGTTCAACCTGAGCCTGCGGTGTGCCATCTACCGACTGCTCTCGGAGGGCATCGAGGGGACCGCACCGATGCCGCCCCTGATTTTGGACGAACCGACCGTCTTCCTCGACTCGGGGCACGTCTCGCAACTCGCGGAACTGGTCGCGTCGATGCGCGAGTTGGGCGTCGAGCAGATAATCGTCGTGAGCCACGACGACGAACTCGTCGCGGCGGCCGACGACGTGGTATGGGTCGAGAAGGACTCGGTGTCGAACCGCTCGACGGTAGAGCGCCGCGAGACCGTGCTGGAGGCCGCGGACTGA
- a CDS encoding GNAT family N-acetyltransferase — MEYAVLGWPDDDPTLRLDHRAFSYAGKFVMSNTGKAVVRDEDAERATGGEDAETPTPETDAPDRDWVEDDRIVAAVAFNEDRTDSAAAWLRYVTVRRDRRGAGLGARLCRFAAARLRERGYERVRIAVNNPFAFHALYKAGFGYTGEETGLAELVLVAPSDRPPEAYRTGLDAYREREGLSAAERDFLAAKADADPPPVVADPG; from the coding sequence ATGGAGTACGCGGTACTCGGGTGGCCCGACGACGACCCCACGCTCCGACTCGACCACCGCGCGTTCAGCTACGCCGGGAAGTTCGTGATGTCGAACACCGGGAAGGCCGTCGTCCGCGACGAGGACGCCGAGCGCGCGACCGGCGGTGAAGATGCCGAGACCCCCACGCCCGAGACGGACGCTCCGGACCGCGACTGGGTGGAAGACGACCGCATCGTCGCCGCCGTCGCGTTCAACGAGGACCGGACCGACTCCGCTGCCGCGTGGCTTCGCTACGTCACCGTCCGGCGGGACCGCCGCGGGGCCGGACTCGGCGCGCGCCTCTGTCGGTTCGCCGCCGCGCGACTCCGCGAGCGAGGATACGAGCGCGTCCGCATCGCGGTCAACAACCCCTTCGCGTTCCACGCGCTCTACAAGGCCGGGTTCGGCTACACCGGCGAGGAGACCGGCCTCGCGGAGTTGGTCCTCGTCGCCCCGAGCGACCGGCCGCCGGAGGCCTACCGAACCGGTCTCGACGCCTACCGCGAGCGCGAGGGTCTCTCGGCGGCCGAGCGCGACTTTCTGGCCGCGAAGGCCGACGCGGACCCGCCGCCGGTCGTCGCGGACCCCGGATGA
- the mre11 gene encoding DNA double-strand break repair protein Mre11, with protein sequence MTRVIHTGDTHLGYQQYHSPERREDFLRAFEQVVTDAIEEDVDAVVHAGDLFHDRRPDLNALHGTISILRRLRDAGVPFLAVVGNHEGTRGRQWLDLFEMLGLATRLGDEPEVVGDTAFYGLDHVPKSKRDDLDYRFAPHDRPHAALVSHGLFQPFDLGDWDAEEVLTEASVDFDAMLLGDNHDPGKKRVAETWVTYCGSTERCSTDEREDRGYNIVEFDGETTIARRGLDATRDFEFVAADLAEGEGIERVRETLRERDLEDAVVVVEIDGDGEDVTPARVEEFALDAGALVARVKDRREAEDEDGELDVSFADPDDAVRDRVRDLGLSEAARDIDETVRASKVADANVRESVRNRVSELVAEGDLDAFESAPETDESETVESEGEAEGEAESEERDPSDDGETRAPDPDDPEAVEAVAEAAADAAAEGETTADSETTAEGDSPEASDADGTLEEYL encoded by the coding sequence ATGACACGGGTGATACACACGGGGGACACCCACCTCGGGTACCAGCAGTACCACTCCCCCGAGCGCCGGGAGGACTTCCTCCGGGCCTTCGAGCAGGTCGTAACGGACGCCATCGAGGAAGACGTAGACGCCGTGGTCCACGCCGGCGACCTGTTCCACGACCGTCGCCCGGACCTGAACGCCCTCCACGGGACCATCTCGATTCTCCGACGACTCCGCGACGCCGGCGTCCCGTTCCTCGCCGTCGTCGGCAATCACGAGGGCACGCGGGGCCGCCAGTGGCTCGACCTCTTCGAGATGCTGGGGCTGGCCACCCGACTCGGCGACGAACCGGAAGTCGTCGGCGACACGGCCTTCTACGGTCTCGACCACGTGCCCAAGTCCAAGCGCGACGACCTCGATTACCGGTTCGCGCCCCACGACCGACCCCACGCCGCGCTGGTGAGCCACGGTCTGTTCCAACCGTTCGACCTCGGCGACTGGGACGCCGAGGAGGTCCTGACCGAGGCGAGCGTCGATTTCGACGCGATGCTGTTGGGCGACAACCACGACCCCGGCAAGAAGCGGGTCGCCGAGACGTGGGTCACCTACTGCGGTTCGACCGAGCGCTGTAGCACCGACGAGCGCGAGGACCGGGGCTACAACATCGTGGAGTTCGACGGCGAGACCACCATCGCTCGGCGGGGTCTCGACGCGACGCGGGACTTCGAGTTCGTGGCGGCGGACCTCGCGGAAGGCGAAGGCATCGAGCGCGTCCGCGAGACGCTGCGCGAGCGCGACCTCGAAGACGCCGTGGTCGTGGTCGAAATCGACGGCGACGGCGAGGACGTGACGCCCGCCCGCGTCGAGGAGTTCGCGCTCGACGCCGGGGCGCTCGTCGCGCGCGTCAAGGACCGCCGCGAGGCCGAGGACGAGGACGGCGAGTTGGACGTGTCCTTCGCCGACCCCGACGACGCCGTGCGCGACCGCGTCCGCGACCTCGGCCTGAGCGAGGCCGCCCGCGACATCGACGAGACCGTCCGCGCGAGCAAGGTCGCGGACGCGAACGTCCGCGAGTCGGTCCGGAACCGCGTGAGCGAACTGGTCGCCGAGGGCGACCTCGACGCCTTCGAGTCCGCGCCCGAGACGGACGAGAGCGAGACGGTCGAGAGCGAGGGTGAGGCCGAAGGTGAAGCCGAGAGCGAGGAGCGCGACCCGAGCGACGACGGCGAAACGAGAGCGCCCGACCCCGACGACCCCGAAGCGGTGGAAGCGGTCGCCGAGGCCGCGGCCGACGCCGCGGCGGAGGGCGAGACGACGGCGGACAGTGAGACGACGGCGGAGGGCGATTCGCCGGAAGCCTCCGACGCCGACGGGACGCTGGAGGAGTACCTATGA
- the fen gene encoding flap endonuclease-1, with the protein MGNTDMRQLAVLSEVPFDELDGSVVAVDAHNWLYKYLTTTVKWTRDEVYTTDDGTEVANLVGVVQGLPKFFENDLTPVFVFDGAVTDHKSAEIEQRREERAKREEKLEEAREEGDAVEIARLDAHTQRLTDTIQRTTRELFDRLDVPYIEAPAEGEAQAAHMNRTGAVDYCGTEDYDSLLLGAPLTLRQLTSKGDPELMDFEATLEEHDVTWEQLVDIGILCGTDFNEGVSGVGPKTALKEVKEHGDVWGVLEARGASIEKDVDVIRELFLNPTVSDDYEFDAEMDPDMEAAREYVVDEWGVAEDEVERGFERIEESVVQTGLDKWT; encoded by the coding sequence ATGGGAAACACGGACATGCGCCAACTGGCGGTCCTCTCGGAGGTCCCCTTCGACGAACTCGACGGGAGCGTCGTCGCGGTGGACGCCCACAACTGGCTCTACAAGTACCTCACGACGACGGTGAAGTGGACCCGCGACGAGGTGTACACCACCGACGACGGCACGGAGGTCGCCAACCTCGTCGGCGTCGTGCAGGGCCTGCCGAAGTTCTTCGAGAACGACCTGACGCCGGTGTTCGTCTTCGACGGCGCGGTGACCGACCACAAGTCGGCGGAGATCGAACAGCGCCGCGAGGAGCGCGCGAAGCGCGAGGAAAAACTGGAGGAGGCCCGCGAGGAGGGCGACGCCGTCGAAATCGCGCGATTGGATGCCCACACCCAGCGATTGACCGACACGATTCAGCGGACCACCCGCGAGTTGTTCGATAGGTTGGACGTGCCCTACATCGAGGCCCCTGCGGAGGGCGAGGCGCAGGCCGCCCACATGAATCGGACCGGTGCAGTCGATTACTGCGGGACCGAGGACTACGATTCGCTCCTGCTCGGCGCACCCCTGACCCTGCGCCAGTTGACCAGCAAGGGCGACCCCGAATTGATGGACTTCGAGGCGACGCTGGAGGAACACGACGTGACGTGGGAGCAACTGGTGGACATCGGCATCCTCTGTGGCACGGACTTCAACGAGGGCGTCTCGGGCGTCGGCCCGAAGACGGCGCTGAAGGAAGTGAAGGAACACGGCGACGTCTGGGGCGTCTTGGAGGCCCGCGGCGCGAGCATCGAGAAGGACGTGGACGTGATTCGGGAACTGTTCCTGAACCCGACCGTCTCGGACGACTACGAGTTCGACGCCGAGATGGACCCGGACATGGAGGCGGCGCGCGAGTACGTCGTAGACGAGTGGGGCGTCGCGGAAGACGAAGTCGAGCGCGGCTTCGAGCGCATCGAGGAGTCCGTCGTGCAGACCGGACTGGACAAGTGGACGTAG
- a CDS encoding DUF7346 family protein: MRTVRDESGERFLLLAESSDACKVRNPETGEEGYRERDELEAVSGESPLATAARAVPEPARAVLTATHDERALGLLVDLRERGPHSVRHLLDATDLCESDLLGILTEFRAAGLVEETDVMGERGYATTETADEGLALMTGE, from the coding sequence ATGCGAACCGTCCGGGACGAGTCGGGAGAGCGATTCCTACTGCTCGCCGAGTCGAGCGACGCCTGTAAAGTCCGAAACCCCGAGACCGGCGAAGAGGGCTACCGGGAGCGCGACGAACTCGAAGCTGTCTCGGGGGAGTCGCCGCTGGCGACCGCCGCCCGCGCGGTCCCGGAACCGGCCCGCGCGGTCCTGACTGCGACGCACGACGAGCGCGCGCTCGGCCTGCTGGTGGACCTCCGCGAGCGCGGGCCGCACTCGGTCCGCCACCTGCTCGACGCGACCGACCTCTGCGAGAGCGACCTACTGGGCATTCTGACGGAGTTCCGCGCCGCCGGACTGGTCGAAGAGACCGACGTGATGGGCGAGCGCGGCTACGCGACGACCGAGACGGCGGACGAGGGACTGGCACTGATGACCGGCGAGTGA
- a CDS encoding antibiotic biosynthesis monooxygenase family protein yields MYLVTFRLAPGEYDEEFHELNDAIQAAAEDTEGYLGKRTWHASESEEVLVVYYWESLDALESFGAVSEHKRAKQRWTEWYDAYEVTVTEVVEAYGSGFGDDADPPA; encoded by the coding sequence ATGTATCTCGTTACGTTTCGCCTCGCTCCGGGGGAGTACGACGAGGAGTTTCACGAGTTGAACGACGCGATACAAGCGGCCGCCGAGGATACGGAGGGGTATCTGGGCAAGCGGACGTGGCACGCCTCGGAGAGTGAGGAGGTTCTCGTCGTTTATTACTGGGAGTCGTTGGACGCGCTCGAGTCGTTTGGAGCGGTCTCTGAGCATAAACGGGCGAAACAGCGGTGGACGGAGTGGTACGATGCGTACGAAGTCACCGTTACAGAAGTCGTCGAGGCGTACGGGAGCGGATTCGGTGACGACGCAGACCCGCCCGCGTAG
- a CDS encoding class I SAM-dependent methyltransferase: MSDALGDTATFDRVARVYDWLAPTADAEELREALAFADGDVERVLDVGGGTGRGASALGARERIVADAAEGMTRQARCNGFEAVRADAARLPFADESVDAVLVVDALHHFGDPERALKSAARVLRPGGVLVVREIDPSAPVGRLIEAGEHLYGFDSKFFAPADLGRLVADAGLDAKYRSRGFEYTAVGRKSEEE; the protein is encoded by the coding sequence ATGAGCGACGCACTCGGCGACACCGCCACCTTCGACCGCGTGGCCCGCGTCTACGACTGGCTCGCGCCGACCGCCGACGCCGAGGAGCTACGCGAGGCGCTCGCGTTCGCCGACGGAGACGTCGAGCGCGTCCTCGACGTGGGCGGCGGCACCGGACGCGGGGCCTCCGCGCTCGGGGCGCGCGAGCGCATCGTCGCCGACGCCGCCGAGGGGATGACTCGGCAGGCCCGTTGCAACGGCTTCGAGGCGGTCCGGGCCGACGCCGCGCGCCTGCCCTTCGCCGACGAGAGCGTCGATGCCGTCCTCGTGGTGGACGCGCTCCACCACTTCGGCGACCCCGAGCGCGCGCTGAAATCGGCGGCGCGCGTCCTGCGACCCGGCGGTGTCCTCGTCGTCCGCGAAATCGACCCGAGCGCGCCGGTCGGCCGACTGATCGAGGCCGGCGAACACCTCTACGGCTTCGACTCGAAATTCTTCGCGCCCGCCGACCTCGGCCGCCTCGTCGCCGACGCGGGCCTCGACGCCAAGTACCGCTCGCGGGGCTTCGAGTACACCGCAGTCGGCCGGAAGTCCGAGGAAGAGTGA
- a CDS encoding DUF7322 domain-containing protein, giving the protein MASDDSTPDDSDDSVAELLPEDPPQAEADLLPDDPSADLGPDPPRVPDTSQSEADAELKRRFWSLVFVFNVALFGVSLGLMLVAFEGRLRLGGAMVAVGAVAFLRGWRGYRKARSDADDGADDEPDAEGDDEADTDASESSEPDDSDASSSADSGSAGLDDLDAAGSDDAETTDGELQKD; this is encoded by the coding sequence GTGGCTTCCGACGATTCCACGCCGGACGACAGCGACGACTCGGTAGCCGAGCTGTTGCCCGAGGACCCGCCGCAGGCGGAGGCCGACCTCCTCCCCGACGACCCCTCGGCCGACCTCGGTCCCGACCCGCCACGAGTTCCGGACACGTCCCAGAGCGAGGCCGACGCCGAACTCAAGCGGCGGTTCTGGTCGCTCGTCTTCGTCTTCAACGTCGCGCTGTTCGGCGTGAGCCTCGGCCTGATGCTCGTCGCCTTCGAGGGTCGCCTGCGACTCGGCGGCGCGATGGTCGCCGTCGGCGCGGTCGCGTTCCTCCGTGGCTGGCGCGGCTACCGGAAGGCTCGGAGCGACGCCGACGACGGAGCGGACGACGAACCGGACGCCGAGGGAGACGACGAAGCTGACACCGATGCGTCCGAATCGTCCGAACCGGACGACTCGGACGCTAGCAGTTCTGCCGATTCTGGTTCCGCCGGTTTGGACGACTTGGATGCCGCCGGTTCGGACGACGCCGAGACCACCGACGGGGAACTTCAGAAGGACTAA
- a CDS encoding DUF7331 family protein — MSDHANPGDELDRAEAALPETTETEAPIEAYETEDGVVFYDADNPLAWLKAGRPLTLKEQI; from the coding sequence ATGTCCGACCACGCCAACCCTGGCGACGAGCTGGACCGTGCGGAAGCGGCGCTTCCCGAGACCACGGAGACGGAAGCACCCATCGAGGCCTACGAGACGGAGGACGGCGTCGTATTCTATGACGCGGACAATCCGTTGGCGTGGTTGAAGGCGGGACGACCGCTTACGCTGAAAGAGCAAATCTGA
- a CDS encoding DUF3054 domain-containing protein gives MSNADGFVRSRVEPSSATAGLALGDLLVLAGFLTLGSMNHGFSPVANPGRVAGTVAPFLVGWVVAALASGAYAPDATRTVKGAVLRAVATWVPAAAIGLTLRSTGFFHGDSPLTFILVVTGVGLVAFSAWRGLVAELR, from the coding sequence ATGAGCAACGCCGACGGATTCGTTCGCTCGCGGGTCGAACCCTCCTCGGCCACCGCAGGCCTCGCTTTGGGCGACCTGCTGGTGCTGGCCGGATTCCTCACGCTCGGGTCGATGAACCACGGTTTCAGCCCGGTGGCGAATCCCGGACGCGTCGCCGGTACCGTCGCGCCGTTCCTCGTCGGGTGGGTCGTCGCCGCGCTCGCGTCGGGCGCGTACGCGCCCGACGCGACCCGCACGGTCAAAGGGGCGGTCCTGCGCGCGGTGGCGACGTGGGTTCCGGCGGCCGCCATCGGACTGACGCTTCGCTCGACCGGCTTCTTCCACGGCGACTCGCCGTTGACCTTCATCTTGGTCGTGACGGGCGTCGGTCTCGTCGCCTTCTCGGCGTGGCGCGGACTGGTGGCGGAGCTGCGATAG
- a CDS encoding SdpI family protein gives MTLRRSYLAGGLLVALSAVMSALAYPEMPAEMATHWNAAGEIDGRTPRLVALALFPALSAGMLALFAFLPRIDPLGENVAAFREQYDTFVVLLLAFLTYVHGLVLAANAGYEFAVMQALAPAIGALYYYVGVLTAHAERNWFVGIRTPWTISNEEVWDRTHERAAPLFKLAGVVAVLGVLVPSYAELLVVAPAVAVALYSTVYSYVAYRKVGA, from the coding sequence ATGACCCTCCGACGAAGCTACCTCGCGGGTGGTCTCCTCGTGGCGCTCTCGGCCGTGATGAGCGCGCTCGCGTACCCGGAGATGCCCGCCGAGATGGCGACCCACTGGAACGCCGCGGGCGAAATCGACGGCCGGACGCCCAGACTGGTCGCGCTCGCGCTCTTCCCGGCGCTGTCGGCCGGGATGCTCGCGCTGTTCGCGTTCCTGCCGCGCATCGACCCGCTCGGCGAGAACGTCGCCGCGTTCCGCGAGCAGTACGACACCTTCGTCGTCCTCCTGCTCGCGTTCCTGACCTACGTCCACGGTCTCGTCCTCGCGGCCAACGCGGGCTACGAGTTCGCGGTGATGCAGGCGCTCGCGCCCGCCATCGGCGCGCTGTACTACTACGTCGGCGTCCTCACGGCCCACGCCGAGCGGAACTGGTTCGTCGGTATCCGGACGCCGTGGACCATCTCGAACGAGGAGGTCTGGGACCGGACTCACGAGCGCGCCGCGCCGCTGTTCAAACTCGCGGGCGTCGTGGCCGTGCTGGGCGTGCTGGTCCCGTCCTACGCCGAACTGCTCGTGGTGGCCCCGGCGGTCGCCGTGGCGCTGTACAGCACGGTCTACTCCTACGTCGCGTACCGAAAGGTCGGCGCGTAG